The following is a genomic window from Pyricularia oryzae 70-15 chromosome 5, whole genome shotgun sequence.
TGAATTGGTAGGTCCTTTTTGCTTCCTGTCTTTTCCATTCCCTGGTTATTTGTTCACTTCCACCTACAGCTCGATTGCTGAGCTCTACTAGGATTGGAGCCAACGTCTTGAGGGTACATCCGGATTCAGTGTTTCGGTAGCAGCTAACCCCTTTTTCCTCGACCACAGGAACTTGTCGGCATCCACTACAAGTGCCAAGAATGTCAAAACTACCTGTTCTGCTTCAAGTGTTACCGACACTGTGAAAGTTTTCACCCGCCGCACGAATTTGTGCAGCTAGGCACTCACCGCAGCCTGCACGCTCCAgtggtggtggaggatgccGGGTCGGTCGCGAGCGCGACCTCGCAAGAGACCGACGACGGCAGCGATAATAACGAAGAGGACGATGATGATTTGGATATAAATAGTGATGTTATCAGTGACGATAACGCTAGCAGAATGGGAGACGGACATAGTGTTGGTTCTTTATAGTTTTAGTGGTAGGATCTGTGGCCTGGGATTAAGGGCGTATGGGAGGAGGGCGAACTTGTATACAATGCAAAAAGGCATTCGACAGATTAACTACAGTTTGTTCCACTTCGTAATCTTGCTTACCTATATaatatattattattattactaGATTTTGTAACTATTATTACTTGAGAATTTGCTTGCACAAACGTTTATCTATCCAGTAAACGACCAACTTCCTAAAGCTGTTTCCGCGACAGAGGGTCCTGGGGATAACTCGACACCCGCTGCAGGTTGGTTGCGGGCAGGTGGTGCGAAACTGCTCAAGAGGTTCTATCCGCAACCCGCCAGGACCAGGCTGCGGGAGTATTTTTGAATGGACTGGTCGCTAGGTCCCTTGTCTAAACAACATACTTTCAACGATAACAAACCCCCCGTGCCGGCGTTTTCCAAGAATAAGGGGATTTATCTCCTCACTCACTTCTCTTGCAAACCATCGCTGAAACTGGCCGAGTATGTTCGTACGTGGAGGCGGCCCTTGCAAAAACTCCCAGTTGTCGGAATATTATCCGGACTGCGCCCAATTAATTATTGCTGTTACTCTGCCATAAGGTTCCGGCGACAGGATAATGTTCAGCGGGTGCAGGTTTGCACGTGTAAAGAACGCAACCATTAAGCTCGAGTCGAGTTTTACACCGCAGCCGTTTTGGAATTCTTGGACCGCGTTCTGCTCATGGAATGGTCCTGCCAGGGCTGGGTGTAACCTAAGGATTTTATTCACCGGCCTGTTGCAAACGCCGCCTGTGTTTACCGGTGCTCAAGTGTTAAATGTCTGCGTAAGCAAAGAATCCCACgaccggtttttttttccacagcCGTCTCACCTATAGTACCGACCGGTATCCGGGATCAGGCACCTCCAAACCTTAACCATGGCACCGAGCTGCTCGCACACCGACAGCTGTTGCAGCTCTGCGAGGGCCAGCCCAGCGATTGCTGAGTTGATCTCGACGAATAACCATATAGATAAGCCCCTTCTCCGTTATCTCCTGCTCAGCCAAAGATCCCTGGGATGGGatggtattttttttcctgaaAGTTGCCTGCATGCCCAGGTTTGCGTTTCCAGCTCGGCGACGGTGACTTTGGACCCCGTACTTAATGAGGAGCCCTAGACAAATTTAATAAGTACCGGCGGTGGGCGGCATTGGCTCCCCGGCTTAGGGTTGAGCGCCCTCCCTTCGGACGGCGTCGGGAGCGTCGTCGCATTCGGCCGTTGGGGAAAGTTTGTATCGGGGAAGGTTTTAATGGGGGGCTTTAATCGGGGTGGTTGTGGGGGCATTATTGCTTGTACTCCTGGTGCTCTCCATTTGTCGGAATCGCTTatagacctttttttttatttttttttttataaatgCCTCGCGGATTGAACATAGCTTCAAGCAGCGGGTTTGTGGTCCCCGGTTAGGCACGGCTGGCGTGCGTGGCTAGTGGGGATCGGCCCGGCGATTTTCACAGCGTGGTACGTCGGCTTGCTTGGCTGCATGGCAGCCTGGCGGCCCCGATTCCGGCTGGACGTGGTGCATTTGCGCTCTGTTGCCTAGGATCGGATCAACCACTCTTAAACTCTCGCCCGAGGCTTGGTGTAAAGTCTCCGGTCTCTTGAGACCCGAAACATCCTCTCATTCTCAGCTCTCGACCGAGCGcgctgcttgcttgcttgcccgTTAACAATTGCGGCCCAAACCCCACAAGGCCAGATTTCTCATGCAATTCTGCTGCGCTTCCTTTCGTTGCTCCCTTTTACAACTCTGAAGCCCTTCAAATCTTAAGAGAGCAAAAAGCAACTGCACCACCGCAATGCCAGCCGTCACCGAGCTCGCGCTCCTGACCCAGACCCCAAAAGCCACCccggccaccaccgccgactTCCTCCAACGCGTCCGCACCGAGACCGAAACGTGGACCCGCCGCCCCGGCACAGTGCGCTACCTCCGGGCCGTCGACGACCCAAACGCCATCTACATCGTCGGCCAGTGGGCCACCGTCGCCGAGCACATGGAAGGCTTCATCCCGTCGCCCGGCAACCAGGAGCTGCTGCGTGAGGGCGCGGAGCTGTTTGAGCTGGGCGGTTTGTTTCTGCATTTCGATGCTGACGTCTCGTCTACGCTGCggggcgagggcgaggaggTCGAGATTACGAGGTATGTCCTGCGCGAGGGGCCGGGGCGGAGGGAGGTGGTGGATGAGGCGTGGGGGCGGGTGCTGGCGGTTTGTGGTGCGGAGGGGGCTGGGAGGGTTGGAGGCGGTTGGAGGTTGGATGGGCTGGACGAAGGTGGGGGTTCGGCGGGCGAATTTGTGGTTTTCCGGGCGAGTGGTGTAGATGGCGACGTCGGAGATCGGATAGGCTCGGCTGCGCAAGGGTTTGATGTCGACCTCCGCGATTGTGTCCTTCGCAAGCAGGTAATACGGGCGGTTGAGGTTTACCCTGCTAAAAGCGAATAAGAGGAAAGGTTTCTATCGGATTCGCGCTCGAGGTGCTGAGAAATCATGTATTGTCGACAGTGTCCAGGCTCAACAGGACACCAACACGGCATCTGGCCATAGAGCAGACTCGTCTGAAATACCCCTGGAGCACTGTCACTTTGGAAGAGCAGTGGGGTGTTTGCAACAGGGTAATCATTCATTAAATGGATATCTACAAAGGATGTTACCCAAAAAAAGCCTCCCACCAAATCCAGTCTACAAAATGCAGCaactagggtttacccctttATTCTATAATCTTTTTGTTCTCTGCACAACACCGCGTTTTTGTCCTCAAACTACCCCCGAATTAAGGAGCATCTTAGACGAAAACGGTGTGCACAATGCGCTTCCACGCCGGCATGGCCGCGAGCTCGGCACGGTAAGCATTGATCTCATCCCACGGCAGCTCACGGCGTCCCGAGTCGACGTCGATCTGCTCCGTCTTGAGCCAACCCTCGCGCTTCCACAAGTAGCCGATGATCCAGAACAGGATGACGATGGGGAGGGCAAGCATGGCGCTGAAGAAGCCCTCGGCGTCGCTGAAGGTGGGCTCCTCGCCGGCCTTGGGGGGAGGGGCGATGGCGGCAAAGATCTATAGTGGGGAGAGGGCTTCAGTTAGCTTTCAAGTTTGCTTACGAAAAAAGTAGAGGGGATCCGGTCAGTAGTTGTGAGAGCAAGGGGAAATGCTTACCTGAGCTGCAAGGACGAGAATGTTAAGCGTCAGTCCAAGGTACGAGCCCCAGACGCCGCCGATGGCCTTGAAGGGGATCTCGTCGGTGGTGTGGCCGTTGTGGGCCCAGGCCTTGCGGAAGCGGATGTGGGCGAGGCAGATGGAGCCCCAGGTGAACAGAGCGGCCAGCGAAGACAGCGAGAGGAGCCAGTTGAACACAACCTCGCCTTGCGCGTTAAGGTTGACGTAGGCCAGCAGACCAAAGACGAGAATGATGCCCACCGAGTAGAGGGGACGGCCGGAGCGGTCGATGTAGGAGAAGATCTTGGGGGCGTAGCCCTGTTGAGAAAGGGCAGTGAGGGTACGGGAGCCACCGTAGACAGCCGACACTCCGATGGAAAGAACCGACACGAGAATGGTAATGTTCATGAAGTGATCGAATCCCTTGAGGCCGGCGTACTTGCCGACGAGGACAAAGGGCGAGGCGTGCACATCGTGGGACGAGGATCCGAGAAGGTTGGGGTCACGAGCGTCGATGAGGAGACCGACGAAGAAGAGACCGAGGATGTAAAAGCTGCGTGGGTTGTTAGTTTAATGTTTGTGACAGGGGACGGCGGGTGTTTCAAAGGGCGTTACTCACAGTGTGATACGCCAGAAGACCTGCTTGATAGCACCAGGCATCTCCTTGACGGGGTTGCGCGCCTCAGCAGCGGCCAAACCAACCAGCTCGGTTCCGCTGAAAGCAAAAGCCGCCGTGACAAACACGCTGCAGAAACCGCGGAAGCCGTTCTGGAATGGGCCAGGGTCCACCCACAGGCGGGCACCCCAGTATTCGTTGTAGCGACCATCCTTGGGACCAccgccgaggacgaggacgaaggCGATGACGAGGAAGATGCAGGTGGCGAGCAGCTTGAATGCCGACGATGCGAACTCCTCCTCTGCGTAACCAAGCGTTCCAAAGATGttgatgatgaggatggcAAGCCAGAACACCGTGATCCACACGCCGACGCTGATACTATCGTTCCAGTAGGATATGGTGATACCGCAGACCGTCAGTTCCAGGGGCAGGACGATTGCCCACTGGAAAACGTAGTTCCAACCCATGGCAAAACCCCACGACGGGTCGATGAAGCGAGCAGAGTAAGTGTAGAAGCCACCGGAGACAGGGTACATGATGGAGAGTTCACCAAGGGCGTAGACGACGTTGAACATCATGACACCGATGATGAGGAAGTTGATGAGGAGAGATCCAGGGCCCTGTCGTGGGAATAGAGTGTTAGTTTCCGCGCTAGAGGGGGAGATCGTCGTGGTTGCGCAACGGTCGGGTCTAGCGCCgccaaaaggaagaagaaacttACACCACTGCCGAGGGCGCCTCCGGAACCGACAAAGAAACCCGCACCGATAGAACCACCTATTGCGATCGATCACAAGTCAGCAAACTCTCCGTCGGAACTGTGAGTGGAAACGCATAAAAAAAGGCCGACTAACCTATGGCAATCATGTGCAGGTGGCGACCCTTCATGGTACGGTCCAATTCGGCGGTGCCAGTGCCGCTATCCTCATCGCGCCGCTGGAAGGACCTGAGGTTGAGGCCATTTCGGGTGTACCAGTCCTCGCCGCGCTTGTTGTCCTCTTGGATCGTCACCTTTTCCTGGCTGCCGGCCGCATTGGAAGTGACCGGGTggacgccggcggcgcccAGTTCCGTTTTGTCCATCCTTCTTTGTGCTGTTGTTTCTTGGGGGGAAAGCCTTTTTTTATGCTTATatctaggtaaggtaggtgaaATAACTTGCTGAAGTAGATCTTTTCCTAAATAAGTCTGTAGACTTTTGGTGCTAGATGGGAATTTAAGGATTGCGGATAACCAGAGGAGGTTGGGGgccacgaaaaaaaaaaggctaaaAGGAGCGGATGTGGTGCAAATTAAAGAGGGGGGTCATGAATAAAAGACCAAGCCAAACCCAGTAATAGGGCTCCCCTAAATAGAAGTAAGTCGCGCCCGAATTATATGCAACAAGGCACAAAGAGGAAGGAAGGCGTTGACAAGGAAAGAGGTTGAGCCGGTGATCAGCTTAGGTGGGAGGGAAAACACGGGGTAGAGTTTCCTTTATGTAATGGATGAACCACATTGACGGTTTAACCTGGGGAATCTCTCCAGCTCCCACGCGAGAGAGATAGCAGGTGGGCGGGGCAAACATGACTTGATGCCTGCTCCAGCCGGAGTGTGGCCGAGGAGGGGTGCAAGTCAAGGATGGCCTGTATAGATAGCCGTTTGCTCTACCACTGGGTAGATTGCACCCGTTTAATGTGGCCCAAGTTTGACCGGGGTCCACTGCATTGATTTCACACTGCCTGCCTGCACCAATTGGCCGCGGCTGATAATCGCGTGATAGATTTCAGGATTGAAACCGTTGGGGACATTCAATGCTGGCACAGAGACATTTGGGACCGGTATGCATGGAAAGCACGCGATATTGTTGGTCGGTTGGTTGGTTTGCCAGAGATAGGGTAGATTCTTAGTTTGAAGCCGCTCGGGTCAGTCTCATCCATGTCTGTGGGCGCTAGACGAGTCTGATTTGACGCAGACTCGAATTGTCACTTGTCGACCCCGTCGAATCACAAAGGAAGAAAGCAAAATAGACTACGTGGTAAGTAAGTACCAGCAGTAGCTGCAAAACGAAGCCGCCGCGCCAGTGTGTCTAACCTTGTCAAGGTAGTGCGCCGGGCTCTTGCATTAACCTCCCGATGCGACCTTCGTCCCATCTTTTCTTCCCATTCACCCTCGACCAACAGCTCGCCATTCCAACTGCGCTTTTCCCATCTCATCACCGAGGCATGGGGATTTGACGGTggatgcgggtggcgcgcaaGGACGACAGCTGTGCCCCTGTCCCCGCACAATTGTTTGGGTAACATGTACTACCAAAGCTGCACGTCTGTGGCTttggcccttttttttttccttcggTCTGCTTATTCtatccctcttttttttgttgcccCTTTGGCTTTCTTTCCCCTCCCCTGTCTGCAGTTGGAATTGGTCTAGAAATTCACCCGGCTGTAATCATTGGATAGGGGCGTGAGGGGGGGCCCTTGCAGGGGTTTCTTTCTCGAGTTTCCCTCCCGTCTTGCCAAGTATGGAAGCTGCTCGCTTGCCCTTCTTCCTGCGTCTGAGCCGCAACTCTTGGCCAGATGGGATCTCTTGGACTCGAGCATTTGCCGTCTTGGCTGTGTGACGTGAAGACGGAAATGAAAAAAATCATTCATTTTGTTTCCCCGCTGCCAAATGCTAAAGCCAACGACAAAATACTGGTTGCGCGCGCCCAATCGTCGCGCAGTACATCACCAGCAGGCGAGTGGTATCGAAGTGACAAGACCTCGAAATTAGGTATGGTATCAGGAATAGATAAATTAAATTTGCCACGATGTGCGTCTCCGTGCTCCGTATCATTTAGTCGCGAGTCAGCTAGGCCACTTCTCAAGCTCATTCCCCGCCAAGACCCAGTTTCTTCACCCCGCAAAACAATAAATTACTTAGGGAACTCCATTCCGTAAACGCTAAGTCCGAAATGCAGCCTATCCTAGAGGTTTATTATctattcttcttcttcacaGCCCGACCAAGCCGACCATGTCCCTTTTATCGTAGCCCTGTAACGTTATCTGTGTACAGGCATCCTCCCAGATACGCCCGAACCACTTCCCGGTGGCCCCTCCCCCTTTGCCGCTTTGCGAGCTGCCTATTTCTAAACAGCCTGACATTGGTTTCTCCTTTTGGTCGGTGTCACCGTAATTGGTCCATGTTTGTGATGCTACCCTTATCCCAACACTCCACATCCCTCGCCACGATTGAATAATGATCAAGATAGATTGAGTAGATGGCCCCAGATAGCAGCAGCCAACAGGTCGAAATGACGCGTCATTTTCCGAAGACGCGAAAAATGTCACGAATTGTGTCCTCTTTTGCTTGTCTTCCCATCTTATTTCTTCTTGTTACTTAATACCCCTCCAAAATCCAGACACTTGGGAATTCGTGCACAACACCGGGAGTTACAAAACGTGTAGTGCCTTGTCTCAGCTCACCAAGTTCAAACATCGCGCCGTTCTTGTCGTACCTACGTGACGGTCGCATACATGACGACACTATACACGCCCTCTCTCGCCGATCTCTCTTCACCGGGATTTTCCCCCGCCAACGTTTTCTGTTTTACTTCCCAAAACAAATTGGCCTAGCTGACCTTGCATTGGCCATGTGCGCAATAAGGTAGCTCGTTTGTCTGCGTGCCCGATTGCCCAGGTCACACTAAACCACCATACCCCCTCCTTCGCAACCAACATCGCGTGTCACGTTTGAACatcaagaaaacaaaaaacacgGCGTGGATTCAGCCTGGTATGAGAAGTACTGTATCGCACGTTCGGCCCATCGCGTCTTcggcttttttcttctttctctcgCCCTTCTCCTCTGGCCTTCAGATTGACTGCCGATGTTGACCAATTAATTGGTCAGCTGTTTGGTCTGCGACGGCTTATGCACAGCAGCCACAGCACGCCGAcgccacttttttttttgttt
Proteins encoded in this region:
- a CDS encoding amino-acid permease inda1 is translated as MDKTELGAAGVHPVTSNAAGSQEKVTIQEDNKRGEDWYTRNGLNLRSFQRRDEDSGTGTAELDRTMKGRHLHMIAIGGSIGAGFFVGSGGALGSGGPGSLLINFLIIGVMMFNVVYALGELSIMYPVSGGFYTYSARFIDPSWGFAMGWNYVFQWAIVLPLELTVCGITISYWNDSISVGVWITVFWLAILIINIFGTLGYAEEEFASSAFKLLATCIFLVIAFVLVLGGGPKDGRYNEYWGARLWVDPGPFQNGFRGFCSVFVTAAFAFSGTELVGLAAAEARNPVKEMPGAIKQVFWRITLFYILGLFFVGLLIDARDPNLLGSSSHDVHASPFVLVGKYAGLKGFDHFMNITILVSVLSIGVSAVYGGSRTLTALSQQGYAPKIFSYIDRSGRPLYSVGIILVFGLLAYVNLNAQGEVVFNWLLSLSSLAALFTWGSICLAHIRFRKAWAHNGHTTDEIPFKAIGGVWGSYLGLTLNILVLAAQIFAAIAPPPKAGEEPTFSDAEGFFSAMLALPIVILFWIIGYLWKREGWLKTEQIDVDSGRRELPWDEINAYRAELAAMPAWKRIVHTVFV